The Vicia villosa cultivar HV-30 ecotype Madison, WI linkage group LG1, Vvil1.0, whole genome shotgun sequence genome includes a region encoding these proteins:
- the LOC131628674 gene encoding uncharacterized protein LOC131628674, with protein MEEIKRVPIWSFLQSGSMRWLSCVTAAPGGRSVVVRSGYGVVRRSWRFQQHRITELFAVVLTVGFIGIGAVVLAAGSGSSTEGVATGLVLCFQRGWYYVFRGFCDDESFTSREVDCWEKVKIWW; from the exons ATGGAAGAAATAAAAAGGGTACCGATTTGGAGCTTTTTGCAGAGCGGCAGCATGCGGTGGCTATCGTGCGTGACGGCTGCGCCTGGGGGGAGATCCGTGGTGGTTAGATCTGGTTACGGTGTGGTGCGGCGGTCATGGCGGTTTCAGCAGCATCGCATCACAGAGCTATTCGCGGTGGTGCTGACTGTCGGCTTCATCGGTATCGGAGCGGTTGTGCTTGCGGCTGGATCCGGAAGTTCGACGGAGGGAGTAGCTACT GGGCTGGTATTATGTTTTCAGAG GGGCTGGTATTATGTTTTCAGAGGTTTTTGTGACGATGAAAGTTTCACATCAAGAGAGGTTGATTGTTgggaaaaagttaaaatttggtGGTGA